The following is a genomic window from Citrifermentans bemidjiense Bem.
TCCTACATGCGGATCAACAAGGGGGCCATCCAGGAGGAGCGGCACCCGAACCTGATCTACACCGCTGTGAACGACGCCCATCACGTCATCGACGCCATAGCCGCGAAGCTCAAAAAATAGCAGTTCAGCTGGGAAATAACCGCCGTGCCCACTCGGCCTATCGCCGCTCTCCTCCCCCTGGAGGGGGGAGGTCGGGAGGGGGGAAAGGGGGCGCCCCCTCCCTGCCCCTCCCCCTCCGGGGGCGGGAAACGATCACCCTAAATAAGAAAGGGGAGCCAACCGGCTCCCCTTTTCCATTCTTTAGATTGTCCCTGCTGCGGCTATTGCCCGCGCATCTCTTCCTTCAACCCTTCCACCACAGCCTTCACCTCGGCGATCATCTCGCGGGCCTGCGGGGAGTGTTCCCTGGCCAGGTAGCTCTCGAAGTACTTGATCGCCTCCTGGGTGCGGTCCTGGTCGATGCAGATGTTTCCCAGCGTAAGATAGCTCATGGTGAAATCGGGGTCGAGGCGGACCGCTTCCAGCGTCTCGCGCTCGGCCGACTCGAGGTCGTCCATGTCGTAGTAGAGCTCCCCCAAGTTGAAGCGGGCGGTGGCGTCAGCGGGATCGATCTCGATTCCCTTGTGGTAGGCCTCGATCGCCTTCTCATTCTCCCCGAGACCGTAATAAAGGTCCCCCATGGCGTTCAGGGCGAAGACGTTTTTGGGATCGAGTTCAAGCGCCTTCTGGAAGGACTTCAGCGCATCTTCGGTCCGTTCCATCGCGTTGTACACAAGGCCCATGCTGACGTAGCCGTCGCACTCCTTGGGCTGCAGCTCGGTCACCTTGCGGTAACAGCCGAGCGCATCCTTGTGCTTGCCCGATTCGAAATAAACGTCGCCCAGGGCCGTGATCCCGTCGAGGTCTTCAGGCGCAAGCTCCAGCCCCTTCTTGAGCGCAGCGATGGCATCGTCGGCCTTCCCCTGCTCCGAGTACGCCTCGCCCAAGTAGAAATAACCCTCGGCGTTCTCCGGCTCAAGCGAGATGCACCCTTTGAAGGCTTCGACGGCCTGGACATACTCTCCCGACTCCATCAGGGCTATCCCGTCTGCCAGTTTCTCGTCAAAAGTCGTTCCCATTGCCACCTCCGCGTCTGCAACTGATTTCATTGGCGCACACTATAACAGAGATGATTATGCTTTGCCATCTTAAACGCCCGTTAAAATAGCATTAAAATACTTCACATATCATTTTTCTCATTTATACTGCCCCGAGAACGCCACAAAGGGGATGAGAATGCCGGAGGAGACAGGGGAACAACTGGGACTGAGGACACTGGAGGACATCAGCATGCTGATCCTTCACTCCCACGATCTGCAGGAGACCCTGGATAATATAGTCAACCTCGTTGCTAAGAGAATGTCCTCCGACGTCTGTTCCATCTACCTTCTGGAGGAGGACGGCGAGACCCTGAGGCTGCACGCGACCCGCGGTCTCTCCAGGCTCTCCGTCGGCATCACCATGAAGACCTCGGAAGGCCTCACCGGCCTCGCCATCGAGCAGCGCGGCGTAGTGGCGACGGACAACGCGCCGCGGCACCCGCGCTACAAGTACTTCAGGCAGACCAAGGAGGAAAAGGTCCTTTCCTTCTTAGGCGTCCCCTTCTTCGAACGCAACAACCCCATCGGCGTCCTGGTCATACAAAACCGCGACGCGCGCACCTTCACCTCCCAGGAAATCAGCGCCGTCTCCACCATCGCCTGGCAGATCTCCAGCATCGTTTCCAACGCAAAACTCCTCGACTCCGTCAGGAAGAAGGAAGAGGAGCGGGCTTTTTACGCAGCCGAGGTGGACCGGCTCCGCAAAACCGGGGTACTCAAGGATACCGGCCGCGCGAGCCGCAAGAGCCAGGGATCGGGAGTATTGACCGGGATCGGGATTTCCCCCGGTTTCGCAGTGGGGAGAATTTCGGTACTGCACCGTGGTGCGAGCGAAGAGGCGGTCCTGGAACAGGCGCGGCCGCGCGCCGAGGAACAGACCCGCTTCCTGCACGCGCTGGAGAAGGCGCGCATCCAGACCATCTATATGGAAAAGCGGGTGGGCCAGATCCTATCCGAGGCCGACGCCGCCATCTTCCACAGCCACCTGATGATACTGGAGGACCGCGGCTTCATCGGGAAGATCGGCGCGCTGATCGACGAGGGGCTGGGTGCCCAAACCGCGGTAAGCCAGGTGGTGGACAGCTACGTGGCGGCCTTCGCCCGGATGCAGGACCCCTACCTGCGCGAGCGCAGCGCCGACATGGAGGACATCGGGCGCAGGATCTGCGACGCGCTGAACGGCAGCAACCACAAGCACAGGGAACGCCTGCGCGACCCGCGGATCATCATCGCCCGGGAACTGCTCCCCTCCGACCTCGCCATCATGGACCACGGCAAGGTGACCGGCATCGCCACCGAGAAGGGGAACCAGAACGCCCACGCGGCGATCATGGCCCGGGCGCTCGGCATTCCTGCCGTCTTCGGGGTAGAGGGGCTGTTGAAAAAGGTCGGGGCTCGCTGCGAGGTGGTCGTTGACGGCAACTCCGGCTGCGTCTACGTAAACCCGGACCAACGCATCAAGAAGGAATATCAGCGGCTGCAGGGGGAATTCGACCAGAAGCAGCGCGAGCTGGAAGGTATCCGGGACCTACCCGCCGTGACCACCGACGGCTGCACCGTCTCTCTTCTGGCCAACATCGGACTTCTGAGCGATTTGAGGGTAGCGCAGGCGCACGGAGCCGAGGGGGTCGGGCTGTACCGGACCGAGTTCCCGTTCATGAGCCGCAACTCGTTCCCCGGGCGCGTGGAGCAGGCCGCCATCTACCGCAAGGTGCTGGAAGGGTTCCCAGGGCTCCCGGTCACCATCAGGACCCTCGACATAGGCGGAGACAAGGAGCTTTCCTACTTCCCCCACCCAAAGGAAGACAACCCCTTCCTGGGGTGGCGCTCCATGCGCATCTCACTCGACCGCGAGGACATCTTCCGCGAGCAGTTGGCTGCGGTGCTTTTGGCGTCCGCCAGCGGCAGGTGCAACATCATGTTCCCCATGATCTCCGGCGTGGACGAAGTGCGCCGCATCAAGGGGATACTGGAACAAGTGAAAGAAGAGCTGAGAAAAGATGGGAAGGAATTCGCCCAGGATATTGGGCTCGGGGTCATGGTAGAGCTGCCGGCGGCGGTGCTGGTAGCGGAGATGCTGGCCCGCGAGGTCGATTACCTGAGCATCGGGACCAACGACCTGATCCAGTACACCCTTGCCTGCGACAGGAACAATCCGCTGGTGAAGAAGTGGTACGACCCGTACCATCCTGCGGTCCTGCACTCGATCAAGAAGGTGGCGCAAGCGGCTGCGGGCGCGGGGAAGCCGGCGTCTTTGTGCGGCGAGATGGCGGGAGAACCGATCAACGCGGTCCTTTTGCTGGGGCTTGGGATACGCTGCTTCAGCCTTTCCGCGCCGAACATACCGCGCGTGAAAGAGGCCATACGCGCCATTTCCCTGGGGCAGGCGGAACAGATAGCCGGACAGGTGCTGCGGATGGAAAGTGCCCTCTCCATCAAGAGCTACCTGGAATCGGTACAGCGCGAGCTGGGGCTGTAAGGCACAAGAGACAGCAGCCGGGGGCCGGATTATAGATCCCGGTCCCCGGCCATGTATCTCCAACAAGGGAAGGTCGATCTTTCGTTGTCAATTGTCAATTGTCAATTGTCAATTGTCAATTGCAGTTGCAGTTAGATCCAGCAGTCCCCGCCGTCGTAGTTGAGGTCGTTGTTGGCCCCTTTCCCTTTTTTCACGCACCCCTTCAGCTTGTTGAGTGCCTCTTCCTTCGCCTCACCCAGCTTCTCGCGAACCTCGCGGCCGGTCTTGGGAGTAAAGAGGAGTGCGGCGCCTGCAGCCACAGCGGCCCCAGCCAGGAAGGCCAGCAGTGCGGCCTGTTCGCTTTTTTTGGACATGACGTATCGCTCCTTTGGTTCTGGAAGTTAACCACCCGGAAATTTTGCAATTATTCTTACCACATTCGGCGACGCAATAAAACCCCCAACGTTTACGTCTGCCGTTATTTTCTGCTTAGCATTCACCGTGGTTAAATGATACTATCGCCGGCATCAAAAAAATCTGAAGGAGATATGCATGTTTTCGTTGAAGAAAAAGCACCTTTTAGTGATCGCCTCGCTGCTGACGGCCATGCTGCTCCCGGCCGGTTCCTTCGCGGAAGAATCCGCCGCCACCCCTCAAGAAAAACCAGCCGGCCAGCCAGCCGCGAAAAAGGCGGCCAACGAGCCGGCGGCGGCTCAGAAAAGCCCAGCCGTGGTCCGGGTTAACGGCACGCCCATCACCAAGCTGGACGTCGAGCGCGCGGTCAAGGTGATGCTCGCGCAAAACAAGGTAGACCAGCCGATTCCACCGGAGCTGCAAAAGCAGGCGGAGAGCGCCGCGCTGGAGCAGTTGACCTCCGCCGAACTGCTCTACCAGGAAGCCTCGAAGAGCAAGATCCCCGATTTGGACAAGATGATTGAACAGAAGGTGTCGCAGAACCGGCAGAAGTTCAAGACCGAAGCGGAACTGGTCGAGGCGCTGAGCGCGCTGGAAATGACCCTACCGGATCTGGAGGAGTTCACCCGCAAGGAGATCGTCCTCAGTACCTACATCGCCGAACATTTCCAGAACAAGGCTAGTGTCAGCGACGAAGAGGTAAAAAAGTTCTACGACGACAACCTGAACCAGTATTTCAAGAAGCCGGAGTCGGTGAAAGCGAGCCACATCCTGGTCGGGACCGATGAGAAGTCAACGCCGGAGGACAAGAAAAAGGCGAAGGAGAAGGCCGAGGCACTCCTGAAGCGGCTGCAGGCTGGCGAGGATTTCGCAGCGGTTGCCAAGGGTGAGTCGACCTGCCCGAGCGCGAGCGAGGGAGGCGACCTGGGCGAATTCGGTCGCGGGCAAATGGTCCCCGAATTCGAAGAGGCAGCGTTCAAGCTTAAGCCGGGCGAGATGAGCGGCGTGGTCGAGACCAAGTTCGGCTACCATATCATCAAGGTAACCGGGAAGCAGGAAGCGGCAGCGGAGAAGCTGGAAAACGTGAAAGAGACAATTGTCGAATTCCTGAAAAAACAGAAGGAGCAGCAGGAGCTCTCCAATTTCATCGATGAGTTGAAGAAAAAGGCGAAGATAGAAAAGGTCGAGCTGTAACCAAACAGAAAGCAAAAGGGGACAGGCAACTTTTTGATCTCAAAAAGTAGCCTGTCCCCCTTTCTTTTTTGTGGTCTCCTCCCCTCTTCCTTTCAGGGAGCAGCCGTTGTGGGAGGCGGTACGAATACCCTTGCCGCCAGCTCCGTGTCCAGCATCAGCAGGCCCTGCCCGTTGTCCCCTATCAGCTTCAGCTTGCCGATAATATCCCTGTCGTTTTCCTCCTCTTCGATCTGCTCGGTGACGAACCACTGCAGGAAGATCACGGTTGCGTGATCCTTCTCGGTTTGCGCCAGGTCGGTCAGCTCGTTTATCGACGAGGTGATGAACTGCTCGTGCGTCAGGGTCTGCTCGAACATATCCAGGAGGTTCTTGAACTTGGTGGGTGGCGCCGCTATGGCCGCAAGCTCGGTATGCTCCCCGCGGCTATTTATGTAGTTGTAGAACTTCATGGCGTGGACCATCTCCTCCTGGTACTGCACCATGAACCAGTTTGCGCTTCCCTTCAGCCCTATGGAGGCAGCATACGAGGACATGGAGAGGTAGAGATAGGCAGAGTAGAGTTCGTTGTTGAGTTGTTTGTTCAAGGCGTTGCACAGTTTCTTGCTAAGCATGGTCAATCCCCCTTTTATTGCATTTCAAACAGTGTCAGTACTGACAACAATGATATCTCTTCAGAGCACCGATTCAAATATGTATACGACATCGAGAGAGTTCGGGTCACAGCCGTCAATCGCTCTTCCTCCCCGCGTCCATGCGATCCATGAAGATCTTGATCAGATCGATGGGGACCGGGAAGATGGTGGTCGAGTTCTTCTCGGCCGCTATCTCTGTGAGCGTCTGTAGATAACGCAGTTGCAGCGACATCGGCTGCGCCACCATCACCTGCGCCGCCTGGGCCAGCTTTTCCGAGGCCTGCAGCTCGCCCTCGGCGTGGATCACCTTGGCGCGGCGCTCCCTTTCCGCCTCCGCCTGCTTCGCGATGGCGCGCTGCATCTCCTGCGGCAAATCGATGTTCTTCACCTCGACAGTCGAGACCTTTACCCCCCAAGGCTCAGTCTGCCGGTCGAGGATCTCCTGCAACTCGCGATTGATCTTTTCCCGGTTTGCCAGAAGCTCGTCCAGGTCCACCTGCCCCAGCACGCTGCGCAAGGTAGTCTGCGAGAGCTGGCTCGTAGCGTAGAGGTAGTTCTCCATCTCCACCACCGCGCGCACAGCATCCACCACCCGAAAGTAGATCACCGCCGACACCTTCACCGTCACGTTGTCATGGGTAATGACGTCCTGCGACGGGACGTCCATCGCAACTATCCTGAGCGACACGCGCACCAGCCGGTCGATACCCGGGATGATGAGCACGATGCCGGGGCCGCGGACCTTCTTCACCCTACCCAGTCTGAAGAGGACCCCCCTCTCATATTCGGGGAGTATGCGAATGGCATTGGCGAGGAAAGCTACTATCAGGACAAGAACGAACAATACCGGGAACAGGTCGAACACGTTCATGATCCCCTCCGAGAAATAGTTGTGGTCCGCAAAGGCCCGCCAAAGTATAACTAAGCAACAGTCTCAGTCAATTGCTGGCTTGCCAAAACTCTTCATCCATGTTATTGAAGAAACCTCTAACAATGGGAACTGGCGCATGAAACAGAACATCAAGATACTGGTTATTGAAGATGACGACAGCAGCCGCGAGGCGCTGCTCATCCTTTTGAAGTCGATCGGCTTCACGGTCAAGGGATGCAGCAGCGGTCAGGACGGTTTGGGCGTCCTGTCGGGCGAGCCGTTCGACATCGTCATCACCGACCTTTTTCTCCCCGACCTGAACGGGATCGATATCCTGACCCGGGTAAAGGAGAGTTCCCCCCGCACCGAGGTCATCCTGGTCACCGGGTACGGCTCCGCCGAGACCGCGGTGCAGGCGATGAAGAAAGGGGCCTACGATTACATCACCAAGCCCCTCAACATAGAAGAACTCCGCATCATCATCGACAAGGCCCTTGAGAAGGGGCAGCTCGTCAGTGAAAACGTCTACCTGAAAAAGCAGCTCAGGGATAAGTACGAGTTCGCCAACATCATCGGCAACTCCCAGGCGATGCAGCAGCTCTTCTCGAGGATGAAGCGGATCATCAAGACCGACTCCACCGTCCTCATCCTGGGCGAATCGGGAACCGGCAAGGAGCTCGTCGCCAAGGCGATCCACTTCAACGGCAACCGCAAGGACAAGCCGTTCATAGCCGTCAACTGCTCCGCCATACCCGAGAACCTTCTGGAGAGCGAACTCTTCGGGCACGTCAAGGGGGCCTTCACCGGCGCGGTGAAGGAAAAGGTGGGCAAATTCGAGGCAGCCAACTACGGCACCATCTTTCTCGACGAGATCGGCACCCTCCCCATGCATCTGCAGACCAAGCTCTTGCGCGTGCTGCAGGAGCAGGAACTGGAGCGGGTCGGCTCCAACAAGCAGATCAAGCTCGACGTGCGCGTAGTCTCCGCCACCAACGTGAACCTTGAGGAAGAAGTCGCGCGCGGCAATTTCCGCGAGGATCTATTTTACCGGCTCAACGTCATCCCCATCCTGATTCCCCCCTTACGGGAGCGAATCGAAGACCTGCTTCCCCTCACCAAGCACTTCCTGGATAAGAACTGCCGTTCCATGCAGCGTCCCATCATGCACATAGACAAGGAGGCGTTGGAAGCGCTGGAGGCGTATCCCTGGAACGGGAACGTGCGCGAGCTTGAGAACATCATCGAGCGGATTGTGGCGCTGACCGAGGGAGACCTGATCACCTTGCGGGACCTGCCGGCGAACATAGTGAAGAGCTACGTAGAAGGGACCCCCACCAGCGTCACCCCCGCCGGCATAGACATGGTAGCCGCCATCAACGAGATAGAAAAGCGGATGATAGGCGAGGCGTTGCAGCTAGCAGGCGGAGTGAAAGCCCGCGCCGCCGTCATGCTCAACATAAACAGGACCACCCTCGTGGAGAAGATGCGCAGATTGGGGATTCCGCTATAGCGCGGCGCCCAGAAGACGTCTTCTCCACCGGTCGTCGCCCCCCCCTCTCCTTGCCGCCCCCGCCCCCCAAAAAACCAGCATCAACTTCTAGCAGCCAAAAGCTATCCAGTCCTCCTGCCAGACTTCAAACCGAGTTTGCCCATCCGCCCTCTCAAGGTATTTGGGTTGATACCGAGTAGTTCTGCCGCACCTCCCGGCCCATGTATCTTCCCATTCGTCAATTTTAGGACGTTGCTGATATGCGCGGTCATGGCTTCATCAAGACTTATATGGCCAGCAGCTTTACCTTCAATTACATGTTTAAATTCGCCACCCTTGTCATCCGACAGCAGAGAATCGAATCTTAACTGCCCTCCTCGATGCCGGATCAACTCCCTCTCCACCAAGTTTTCCAGCTCCCTGACGTTCCCCGGCCACCCGTAGTTCATCAGTCTCTCCAACGCACCTGGCACAATGGCGGGTGGGATGGCTATGCCAAGCTCACGGCATTTAACCATCACAAAATGTCGGGCGAGAGCAGGAACATCTTCTCTTC
Proteins encoded in this region:
- a CDS encoding sigma-54-dependent transcriptional regulator, producing the protein MKQNIKILVIEDDDSSREALLILLKSIGFTVKGCSSGQDGLGVLSGEPFDIVITDLFLPDLNGIDILTRVKESSPRTEVILVTGYGSAETAVQAMKKGAYDYITKPLNIEELRIIIDKALEKGQLVSENVYLKKQLRDKYEFANIIGNSQAMQQLFSRMKRIIKTDSTVLILGESGTGKELVAKAIHFNGNRKDKPFIAVNCSAIPENLLESELFGHVKGAFTGAVKEKVGKFEAANYGTIFLDEIGTLPMHLQTKLLRVLQEQELERVGSNKQIKLDVRVVSATNVNLEEEVARGNFREDLFYRLNVIPILIPPLRERIEDLLPLTKHFLDKNCRSMQRPIMHIDKEALEALEAYPWNGNVRELENIIERIVALTEGDLITLRDLPANIVKSYVEGTPTSVTPAGIDMVAAINEIEKRMIGEALQLAGGVKARAAVMLNINRTTLVEKMRRLGIPL
- the ptsP gene encoding phosphoenolpyruvate--protein phosphotransferase, encoding MPEETGEQLGLRTLEDISMLILHSHDLQETLDNIVNLVAKRMSSDVCSIYLLEEDGETLRLHATRGLSRLSVGITMKTSEGLTGLAIEQRGVVATDNAPRHPRYKYFRQTKEEKVLSFLGVPFFERNNPIGVLVIQNRDARTFTSQEISAVSTIAWQISSIVSNAKLLDSVRKKEEERAFYAAEVDRLRKTGVLKDTGRASRKSQGSGVLTGIGISPGFAVGRISVLHRGASEEAVLEQARPRAEEQTRFLHALEKARIQTIYMEKRVGQILSEADAAIFHSHLMILEDRGFIGKIGALIDEGLGAQTAVSQVVDSYVAAFARMQDPYLRERSADMEDIGRRICDALNGSNHKHRERLRDPRIIIARELLPSDLAIMDHGKVTGIATEKGNQNAHAAIMARALGIPAVFGVEGLLKKVGARCEVVVDGNSGCVYVNPDQRIKKEYQRLQGEFDQKQRELEGIRDLPAVTTDGCTVSLLANIGLLSDLRVAQAHGAEGVGLYRTEFPFMSRNSFPGRVEQAAIYRKVLEGFPGLPVTIRTLDIGGDKELSYFPHPKEDNPFLGWRSMRISLDREDIFREQLAAVLLASASGRCNIMFPMISGVDEVRRIKGILEQVKEELRKDGKEFAQDIGLGVMVELPAAVLVAEMLAREVDYLSIGTNDLIQYTLACDRNNPLVKKWYDPYHPAVLHSIKKVAQAAAGAGKPASLCGEMAGEPINAVLLLGLGIRCFSLSAPNIPRVKEAIRAISLGQAEQIAGQVLRMESALSIKSYLESVQRELGL
- a CDS encoding YtxH domain-containing protein, whose protein sequence is MSKKSEQAALLAFLAGAAVAAGAALLFTPKTGREVREKLGEAKEEALNKLKGCVKKGKGANNDLNYDGGDCWI
- a CDS encoding peptidylprolyl isomerase, which encodes MFSLKKKHLLVIASLLTAMLLPAGSFAEESAATPQEKPAGQPAAKKAANEPAAAQKSPAVVRVNGTPITKLDVERAVKVMLAQNKVDQPIPPELQKQAESAALEQLTSAELLYQEASKSKIPDLDKMIEQKVSQNRQKFKTEAELVEALSALEMTLPDLEEFTRKEIVLSTYIAEHFQNKASVSDEEVKKFYDDNLNQYFKKPESVKASHILVGTDEKSTPEDKKKAKEKAEALLKRLQAGEDFAAVAKGESTCPSASEGGDLGEFGRGQMVPEFEEAAFKLKPGEMSGVVETKFGYHIIKVTGKQEAAAEKLENVKETIVEFLKKQKEQQELSNFIDELKKKAKIEKVEL
- a CDS encoding ferritin is translated as MLSKKLCNALNKQLNNELYSAYLYLSMSSYAASIGLKGSANWFMVQYQEEMVHAMKFYNYINSRGEHTELAAIAAPPTKFKNLLDMFEQTLTHEQFITSSINELTDLAQTEKDHATVIFLQWFVTEQIEEEENDRDIIGKLKLIGDNGQGLLMLDTELAARVFVPPPTTAAP
- a CDS encoding tetratricopeptide repeat protein, giving the protein MGTTFDEKLADGIALMESGEYVQAVEAFKGCISLEPENAEGYFYLGEAYSEQGKADDAIAALKKGLELAPEDLDGITALGDVYFESGKHKDALGCYRKVTELQPKECDGYVSMGLVYNAMERTEDALKSFQKALELDPKNVFALNAMGDLYYGLGENEKAIEAYHKGIEIDPADATARFNLGELYYDMDDLESAERETLEAVRLDPDFTMSYLTLGNICIDQDRTQEAIKYFESYLAREHSPQAREMIAEVKAVVEGLKEEMRGQ
- a CDS encoding slipin family protein, with the protein product MNVFDLFPVLFVLVLIVAFLANAIRILPEYERGVLFRLGRVKKVRGPGIVLIIPGIDRLVRVSLRIVAMDVPSQDVITHDNVTVKVSAVIYFRVVDAVRAVVEMENYLYATSQLSQTTLRSVLGQVDLDELLANREKINRELQEILDRQTEPWGVKVSTVEVKNIDLPQEMQRAIAKQAEAERERRAKVIHAEGELQASEKLAQAAQVMVAQPMSLQLRYLQTLTEIAAEKNSTTIFPVPIDLIKIFMDRMDAGRKSD